The Bacillus sp. NEB1478 genome contains the following window.
AATCGAACAAAATATTAAGACCGAAAACTTGCCAGAAACTAATTTGCATGTTTTTTTGTATGATTATTACGGTGAAGGATTAGATCCATTCTTACCGCTTGTTAAGGCTGGAAAAGATACAATACAATTAGATGGAATTGCATTGTTCCGAGGTGATAAGTATGTAGGCAAGCTCAATCATCGCGAGTCTTTTATTTTTAAAGTATTGATCGACGGATCCAGAACAGGGCAATATGAAATTAATCTTAAAAAAGGAAAGAATAAAGGTTATGCTGTAATCCGAAATATTAAAGGGACGACAAATTATCATGTGAAAAAAGTTAACGGTATTCCTGAGTTTCATATTGATATCAAGATATTAGGTGAAATCCATGAATATCCACCATGGCTAAACCTCGAATTGCCTGCGAATATAAAATTAATCGAAGATACATTCAAAAAAGATGTGGATAAACAATCAAAAGAAATGATGAAAAAGTTTCAACAATTGCATATTGATCCGTTAGGTTTGGGCGATCAAGTAAGAAGAAGAGAGAAATACTGGAACTTTAAAGACTTTGAAAAAAACTACCGAAAATTAAAGATTAAGGTATCAACAAATATCGATATTGTTGAATCAGGAGTAATTGAATAGTTTATAATAGGGCAGTGCTTTCAATGATATTTGGAAGAGCTGTCTTTTTTTACATTGACCGGACAAAAAATGACAAAAACAGCGAATAAATATATGGTTATTCCTTTTTTCGAGGATGTATTGAATAACGAGTTTAAAGGGGGCACCTATTTTGAGAACAACAGATGAGAAAATTAAACTCCGCAATCAATGGTTTAAAATCATTTTAATCAGTCTATTTTCAATGGTATTCATGTTTAAAATTGCTGTGACTAAATTTACGTTCCACTTTTCTGATATGCTAGCATTTATTTTAGCAGTATTTACGATTGGAATTTGCAGTATGTTTTACATGAAATTTAATGAAGCTCTCCAAGCCTTTGGAGCAGCGAGCAAATCACTCGTACCTGCGTTTTCTAAAAAACAAAAAGAGCATACCGAAGAAGAAACAGAATTTGTCGAGGAAAAAGAAGTGTCATTGAGCGATGAAGAGAAAGAAGAGTTAGAACGTTCAATGATAACGCAAGAACAGCAGATAAAACGAATGAAACAAGTACAAAACGAGATCATCAGCCGATTGATTAATGAAGATCTGCATGAAGACGACAAACGTGATTATATTGACTATTTACTTCAAAAAGAAAAAGAATTAATGTTTGCTAAACAAGAAATTGCACGCATCTCCTTGTTATTAGAACCAGCAGCAGAACACATTGAAGAAGATGTTTCAGAAACAGATGATGCATACGAAAACGCACAGGATGAACATTCAGTAGAGACTGCAACTGCAAAAGATGTAGTTCAGCTTTTAGGGAAAGAATTTGTTCTGAATGCTACATTGGAACAGTTCAATCATAAAATGAGAGAAATTCAGCATTCTATTACGATTGAAACAGCGAATCATTTAAAAGAAGAAGGTCTAATAGATCCGTATTTTAATGTGACTCGAAAAGGTTTAAAAGAATTCAGACGGGCTGCTAAAAAATTCAGTTATGAAGATGGCGTAAAGTTTTTATCCAAAGTAGTAAAGCGTAATAATCGTTAACATTTATTAAGCTGACTCATTAAAAGGGTCGGCTTTTTCTATTTATCAAATGATAAATTTTCCATCGATTTTCTTGATATTGTCAACTTAATTTTTCTTACTTTCACCTTTCCCTGTTACAATGGACATAGATTATGTGAAGGAGATTGTTTGTTTATGTTTATTATAGCTAAGGCGATTTTATATTTAAGTTTTGCGCTTCTTATCGGAGCATTAATTCTTTATACGGTTCCTAAAGCAATGCGGCCAGAAATTAAATTATCTAAAAAGTGGCTGCTATTATTTATCGCACTCATCCCAATAGCTGGTATCGGAGAAATCATAAGACTAACCCTTTATCTAGGAAGCGATTTTGGATATTGGACAACCTTTCAGAATATCGTTTTAACGTTTGAAGCAGGAAAAGGTTGGCTGTTTTTAACTGGAATTTCTGTATTGCTGTTTTTTATGGTCTCTTTTAATGATGTTGAGAATGAACGTTTTTTTTCGATTTTGTCGCTTGTTTTAGTTACCGGGATGGCCGTTTCTATTGGATATTCCAGTCACGCGGCATCATTAAGCTCAATTGGTCTTATCCCGCACACCCTGCATTTTTTAGCGGTTACAATATGGTCAGGTGTGTTGCTCGCAACAGGCTTTTTCAGTAGTGGAAAGTCACCGGTGTCCTCTTTTTACAAATGGTTTACACCGCTTGCATTTGTGTGTTTGCTGACAGTGATCGGTGCTGGACTATGGCTGATGTCATACATAGTGCCTGAATATGTGAACAGTTATATGTTAGACTACGGACAAGTCTTGTTAATCAAACATGTTTTGCTAGTTGTCATTGTTTTTTACAGTTTAATAAACGGCGTGTGGATGAAAAGAAAATTGAAAGAAGAATCCGGTGCGTTTCAACCGATAAAATGGATCAGAGTGGAAGGGATTATTCTTTTCGCTGTGTTTGTGGCAACTGCGGTCATGAGTCAACAGACACCTCCGCACGATGTTGCAGAAACCATAAAAATGGAGAATCCATCAAAACTGTTTACTTTCATTACAGGCCTTGTTCCCGGAGGCAACCCTATACTTTTCTTTGATTTTACATTGAAAAGTGCTGGCTGGTTACTTTCAGCTGTTTTACTGTTCACTGCAATTTTTATTGGGATTAAGAAAAATGTTAGTATGATTTTTGTTGCTGTCATCTCACTGCTAGCAGCTTGTGCCCTTTATTTAACCGTAATGTCAACTCTTTCCTTACAATAAAAGCTCTTTTCGTAGAGGTTGTTTTTCGCTTATTGATATTCGCTTTCCAATAAAAAATAACAATCAAATAGCAAGTAGCAAAAAATAAAAAGGGGGAGCAAAAAATGGCAAATGAAAAATTAGAAACTCAGCTCGATGGTTTGTTAACGAAATATGCCGAGCTTTTAATAGGAAGTTCTGAACCAGAGCAAGTGGAGAAAATAAGAGCATATGTTTTGTATTCTTCTATTGCAAAAAGTATGCCTCCTCTCGTGAAGCACTGGAATGAAAGCTATCCAGATGCGAAAGAGGCTATGAAAGATCTTGTCAGTGAAATAAAAGAGCTGAACGAAAAACACCGTTCTTCTCAAAAATAACAGAACATAAGAAGGCAGTTTTCTAATACGTAGAAAACTGTTTTTCTTTTGTTGTCTGTAAATATTTTAAATTTTGCAAAATCGACAAAGTTCGGGAAAAAGATGATATATTTAAAGCGGTTACATGGAAGTGAGATTTAACCAATCTATAAAAGTAAGAAGTTACAGTAGGGGGAAATTGGATTGGAACAACTAATGAGAGATTTTTTCTTATTTTTAGCAAAAAACAAAACGTTAACACGCCTTGCAAAGAAGTATGGACTTCGTTTCGGTGCAGGCCGTTTCGTGGCTGGAGCAACGCTTGAAAGCTCAATAGCTGCTATAAAAAAATTAAATGAAAAAGGCATGCCTGTTACAATTGACCATCTTGGTGAATTTGTAGATAACGAAAAGGAAGCAGCCGAAATGACTGATCACTGCATCCAGGCTATAAAAGCGATCGCAAAAGAAAAGCTAGATTCCCAGCTTTCGTTAAAGATGACTTCAATGGGACTAGATATTAGCGACGAGCTTGTATTGCGCAACATGAGAAAAATCATGGACGAAGCAACGAAACATAATGTGATGATCACAATTGATATGGAAGACTACTCACGCTGCGGGAAAACGATCGAAATTTTTAAGCAGCTAAAAAAAGAATACGATAACATTTCAACGGTTATCCAAGCGTATTTGTATCGTTCATTAGAAGACGTACAACATCTTAATGAATACCAGCCATTTCTTCGCCTTGTAAAAGGAGCGTACAAAGAACCTGCAAAAGTTGCGTATCCTGAAAAGAACGATGTAGATAAAAACTTCGAAAAATTAATCGAAACTCATTTGTTAAACGGCAACTATACAGCAGTTGCAACACATGATGATGAAATTATACGTTTTACAAAAGAACTTGTAGATAAACACAGCATTCCTTATGACCAATTTGAATTCCAAATGCTTTACGGAATTCGTGTGGAAAGACAAGAACAATTGCTGCAAGAAGGATATAAAATGCGCATTTATGTACCATACGGAAATGACTGGTACGGCTACTTCATGAGAAGACTTGCTGAGCGCCCTGCAAACGTAATGTTCGTTCTAAAAGGTGTATTCGGAAAGTAATTTTTATTCTTATAAATAGAACTGGCTTAAAAAGTGATAAATTTATCACTTTTGAGCCAGTTTTTTTTATTTAGTGAGCTATTTACAAATAAATATGAATTTTGATTCAAAATTGTTGTTTAATCCTAGCTGAACAAGCCAGTTGAAGCTGAG
Protein-coding sequences here:
- a CDS encoding Ger(x)C family spore germination protein produces the protein MKRIYVKILLLFIPIILFILQGCVPLEIVDEIQLINAVGYDKEENNEIRGTATYPIYNPDGTIDFESFSAVSHTSRFIFSKLNTKSPKQLKNGQLRVVVFNDRFAQDGVLDIVNSLYRNPSVGNRLYMVVAEGSSKEILTKKYGSSPIPAMYLRDLIEQNIKTENLPETNLHVFLYDYYGEGLDPFLPLVKAGKDTIQLDGIALFRGDKYVGKLNHRESFIFKVLIDGSRTGQYEINLKKGKNKGYAVIRNIKGTTNYHVKKVNGIPEFHIDIKILGEIHEYPPWLNLELPANIKLIEDTFKKDVDKQSKEMMKKFQQLHIDPLGLGDQVRRREKYWNFKDFEKNYRKLKIKVSTNIDIVESGVIE
- a CDS encoding CopD family protein, translating into MFIIAKAILYLSFALLIGALILYTVPKAMRPEIKLSKKWLLLFIALIPIAGIGEIIRLTLYLGSDFGYWTTFQNIVLTFEAGKGWLFLTGISVLLFFMVSFNDVENERFFSILSLVLVTGMAVSIGYSSHAASLSSIGLIPHTLHFLAVTIWSGVLLATGFFSSGKSPVSSFYKWFTPLAFVCLLTVIGAGLWLMSYIVPEYVNSYMLDYGQVLLIKHVLLVVIVFYSLINGVWMKRKLKEESGAFQPIKWIRVEGIILFAVFVATAVMSQQTPPHDVAETIKMENPSKLFTFITGLVPGGNPILFFDFTLKSAGWLLSAVLLFTAIFIGIKKNVSMIFVAVISLLAACALYLTVMSTLSLQ
- a CDS encoding DUF2573 family protein; translation: MANEKLETQLDGLLTKYAELLIGSSEPEQVEKIRAYVLYSSIAKSMPPLVKHWNESYPDAKEAMKDLVSEIKELNEKHRSSQK
- a CDS encoding proline dehydrogenase, with protein sequence MEQLMRDFFLFLAKNKTLTRLAKKYGLRFGAGRFVAGATLESSIAAIKKLNEKGMPVTIDHLGEFVDNEKEAAEMTDHCIQAIKAIAKEKLDSQLSLKMTSMGLDISDELVLRNMRKIMDEATKHNVMITIDMEDYSRCGKTIEIFKQLKKEYDNISTVIQAYLYRSLEDVQHLNEYQPFLRLVKGAYKEPAKVAYPEKNDVDKNFEKLIETHLLNGNYTAVATHDDEIIRFTKELVDKHSIPYDQFEFQMLYGIRVERQEQLLQEGYKMRIYVPYGNDWYGYFMRRLAERPANVMFVLKGVFGK